The genomic interval GATCCGCGGCGCGGGGAACTTGCTCGGCGGCGAGCAGGCAGGACACATCGCCGCCGTCGGCTACGACTTGTACGTGCGCCTTTTGGCCGAGGCGGTTGAAGAGGCGCGCGGCCACGCGCCGACGCAGAAGTTGGAGGTCAAGATCGACCTCCCGGTGGACGCGCACTTGCCGGAATCCTGGATCGAGCGCGAAGGCCTGCGGCTGGAGGCCTATCGGCGCGTGGCCGAAGCCGAGTCGTCCGCAGCACTGGACGATGTCCGCGTCGAGCTGCGCGACCGCTACGGCGAGTTCCCCGCGCAGGCAGAGAACCTGTTCACGGTGGCCGAGATCCGGTTCGTGGTGGGCTCGCGGGGCGCGCGCACCCTGTCGGCGCACGGCGGCAACGTGCGCATCGAGCCCTTCGTTCTGGCTCAATCCGAGCAAGTCCGAATGAAGCGGCTGTTCCCGAGGTCGCTGTACAAGGATGCGACCTTCACCGCCATCATCCCCATCCCGCCGGACCTGCCCAGTGGGCCGGCCGTATGGCTCCTCGGGGCTCTGCGGGAGCTACTGTCCGAGGACTGATATCCTGCCGGGCGTGAAACTTCGACTGATTTCCCTATCGATTCTGCTCGCCCTCGGCGCCACAAGTTGCGCCGGCATCCTTTCGGCGAGCGCCGCCGTCGTGAACGGCGTCCGTATCTCTGTAGAAGAATTGGACCTGCAGGTCGACTCGACGATGAAGGGCGGTCAGTTCGGTCCCGCGCAGGGCGCCGAGGGCCGCCTATCGGTCGCGCGCCAAGTGCTCGTAGGGCTGATCCAGCAAGAACTCATCACCCAGGAAGCGGCTCGTCGCGGCGTAGTCGCCGACAAGAAGAGCATCGACGAGGAGTTCGCGAAGATCCGCGCGGAATTCGCGAGCGAAGCCGAATTCAACAAGCGGATTGCCGAATTCGGCTACACGATCGATTCCCTTCGTAAGCGCATCGGTCAGCAGATCGTCTTCGAGAAGTTGAAGGTCGTCCTCGCCGGAGAGGTCACCGACGCGCAGGTGCGCGAGGTCTATCAGGCCGAGCAGAATCGTTACCGACAGGTGAAGGTTCGCCACATCCTGTGGACCGTGAGCCCTGAGCGCACCGATGCGAAGGCGCGCGCGGCAGCGACTGCGGCACTGGCGCAGATCAAGGCCGGAGCGAGCTTTGCGGCGCTGGCGAAGAAGGTTTCCGAAGACCCGGGGTCCAAGGCTAAGGGCGGCTTGCTCCAAGGTTTTGTAGCGCTTGCGTCACTTGACCCGACCTTCGGGCAGGCGGCGTGGGGCGCGAAGATCGGAACTGCGGTAGGCCCGGTGCGCAGCCAGTTCGGATATCACCTGATCGTCACAGAGGCCCGGCGAACTCAGCCGTTCTCAGAGGTCGCCGAGGAGATCCGCGCGCAAATGCAGGGTCAGGCGGGGGACAGCGCGTTCTCTGAGTTCTTGAAGACCGAGGTCAAGTCGGCGAAGGTCGTGGTGAATCCTCGCTATGGCGACTGGGATGCCGAGAACAGCACGGTTGTGCCGCATTCCGGGTTCGTGCCCGCCGAGGAACCCAGTGTCGGCGAGCAGCCGCCCGGTGGCTTCGGCGAATTGCCGACGGGCAGTGGCGCGCCTCCTGCCGGTCATCCCTGACGCGCGCCGACCGTAGAAACGAAGGAGGGGCCCGAAGGCCCCTCCTGTCGGTTTCACGCCTCGGTTCGTCGCGCATGTCGCGCGCGCGGCCGGTGGACTGAGCCGGCCCCGAGACGCTCGGTGCGCTGGTGGGATTCCGCCGGGAACCACTCGGTTCCGGAATCCGGCGGTTCGGGAGCGAACTCCTGCGAACCCCGAGCGGTCCCTCTAGCGTTCAGGCACCTCGCAGGTCCTGGAATCTAACGGCAAACGGGACCACCTCCTCTCTAGCGTGACGTAAGTGTGGCACGCCGTCCGTCGCGGCGCCACGAGCCCGGGTACGCTTTTGTGCATGGCACGAATTCTTCTGGTCCTGCCCGGCGCCGGTTCTCCGGAGTTGCTCGCGCTCGAGGCGTGGCAGGCGCTTATGAGTGTTCCCGCGTTCGCTTCACCCGGCGAGGAACTTGCCACGCGATTGCGTCAGTTGGGATACGAAGTAGGCGAACTGGTCGAAGCGGGGCCTTTACAAGATGAACCCGCCCGAGGGGGACTTCCGCTGCTGCATTCGCACGCCGCGATCCCCGAGGGCGCGCGCGCGCTGGCGGGGCGGCTGGTCGAGCTGGCGGCCGAACGCGGCGAGATTGCGTTCATCGGGGGTGACGAGGCCGTCACGCGCGCGCTGACCGAGCGCGGCATGGCGGGTGAGGTCGAGGTCGAGTTCGTCATGGGGCGGGTTCCTCGGGGTCACGCGCTCATCGAACTCGTGAGCGTGATGGCGCGCCTGCGCGGTCCGGGAGGTTGCCCGTGGGACGCCGAGCAGACCCACCAAACACTCGCCGAGCACTTGCTCGAAGAGGCCTACGAGTTGCTCGAAGCGATCGAGTCCGGAGATGAAGAGCACATCGCCGAGGAGCTTGGTGACGTGCTCCTGCAGGTCGTGTTCCACGCGCAGATGGGAACCGATGCAGACGTCTTCGACATCGACGACGTCGCTCGCGGGCTCATCGACAAGCTGGTGCGACGGCACCCCCACGTGTTCGGGGAGGTCGAGGTGTCCGGCCCGCAAGAGGTCGTGCGCAACTGGGACCGGATCAAGCACAAGGAGAAGGGGCGACGAAGCGCCGCCGACGGGATTCCCGAGGCCCTGCCGGCGCTGGCTTACGCGCAGAAGATCCAGCGTCGTGCCGCTTCGTTTGCGCTCGGGGATTTGGTGGATCCCCGAGTCGCCGGGGCGTTGTCGGAACTCGAATCCGCTTCGGAATCTCAGCGCGAGGCGGCGTTGGGCGAGTTGCTCCTGTCGGTGGTCGCCCTTGCCCGATCCTTGGACCTGGACGCCGAGACCGCACTTCGCCGGGCCGCGCGCCTCTTTCGGGATCGCGTCGTCGATGCCGAGCGCCGCGCGCGCGAGACCGAGTCGTAGGAACCGTTACGTGCGGCCGGGCGCGCGCCGCGGCTTGGGCGCGCGCCCGGCCTGACGGACGGCCTGGGACAGCAAGTACTCGATCTGGCCGTTGACGCTGCGCATCTCGTCCGCGGCCCACTTCTCAAGCGCAGCGTGGAGATCCGGGTTGATCCGGAGCGGGAAGCTCTTGCGCTCCGCGGCCATGTCTAGGGCTCCTACTGATGCAGCGTGCCGGTGTTGACGATGGGATGCACTGCCTGGTCCCCAGTGAGTACGACGAGCAGGTTGGAGATCATTGCCGCCTTGCGTTCGTCGTCCAACTCGATGATGCCGTCGCGTTCGATCATCTTCAGCGCCATGTCCACCATGCCCACCGCGCCCTCGACCATCTTCTGACGTGCGGCGACGATGGCGCTTGCTTGCTGGCGCCGGAGCATGACGCTGGCGATCTCGGGGGCGTACGAGAGATGGGAAAGGCGTGTCTCGACGATCGAGACGCCCGCCGACGCAAGCCGCTCTTCGAGTTCCTGCTGAAGCGTGGCGCTTACTTCGTCGATGTTCCCGCTCAGAGACATGCCCGCTTGGTCGTGGCTATCGTAGGGATACTGGGTGGCGAGGTGGCGGATGGCCGTCTCGCTCTGGGTCTTTACGAAGGCCTCGTAGTCGTTGACGTCGAAGATCGCGCGCGCGGTGTCCACGACACGCCAGACGATGACCGCGGCGATTTCGACGGGGTTTCCGCTTGCGTCGTTGACCTTCAGTCGTTCGGAGTCGAAGTT from Actinomycetota bacterium carries:
- a CDS encoding toxin-antitoxin system HicB family antitoxin; this translates as MAAERKSFPLRINPDLHAALEKWAADEMRSVNGQIEYLLSQAVRQAGRAPKPRRAPGRT
- the mazG gene encoding nucleoside triphosphate pyrophosphohydrolase is translated as MARILLVLPGAGSPELLALEAWQALMSVPAFASPGEELATRLRQLGYEVGELVEAGPLQDEPARGGLPLLHSHAAIPEGARALAGRLVELAAERGEIAFIGGDEAVTRALTERGMAGEVEVEFVMGRVPRGHALIELVSVMARLRGPGGCPWDAEQTHQTLAEHLLEEAYELLEAIESGDEEHIAEELGDVLLQVVFHAQMGTDADVFDIDDVARGLIDKLVRRHPHVFGEVEVSGPQEVVRNWDRIKHKEKGRRSAADGIPEALPALAYAQKIQRRAASFALGDLVDPRVAGALSELESASESQREAALGELLLSVVALARSLDLDAETALRRAARLFRDRVVDAERRARETES
- a CDS encoding peptidylprolyl isomerase translates to MKLRLISLSILLALGATSCAGILSASAAVVNGVRISVEELDLQVDSTMKGGQFGPAQGAEGRLSVARQVLVGLIQQELITQEAARRGVVADKKSIDEEFAKIRAEFASEAEFNKRIAEFGYTIDSLRKRIGQQIVFEKLKVVLAGEVTDAQVREVYQAEQNRYRQVKVRHILWTVSPERTDAKARAAATAALAQIKAGASFAALAKKVSEDPGSKAKGGLLQGFVALASLDPTFGQAAWGAKIGTAVGPVRSQFGYHLIVTEARRTQPFSEVAEEIRAQMQGQAGDSAFSEFLKTEVKSAKVVVNPRYGDWDAENSTVVPHSGFVPAEEPSVGEQPPGGFGELPTGSGAPPAGHP
- a CDS encoding SPFH domain-containing protein; this translates as MQQHTEELSARTLPGAAVAVLEFAVVAGSAALFAIAGVATANSGRAGSAQVVAFVLAGLLLLKGIFLPLGFFVVQPNHAKVVVLFGRYRGTVRATGWHWTNPLTVGQRRLVSLRIRNFDSERLKVNDASGNPVEIAAVIVWRVVDTARAIFDVNDYEAFVKTQSETAIRHLATQYPYDSHDQAGMSLSGNIDEVSATLQQELEERLASAGVSIVETRLSHLSYAPEIASVMLRRQQASAIVAARQKMVEGAVGMVDMALKMIERDGIIELDDERKAAMISNLLVVLTGDQAVHPIVNTGTLHQ